A genomic stretch from Edaphobacter aggregans includes:
- a CDS encoding purine-nucleoside phosphorylase gives MTDLYSQAQSAAEYIRSKVSFRPEIAIILGSGLGNFASQVENPTIIPYADIPNFPQSTVVGHSGKLVLGTIAGIPIAVMQGRVHAYEGYSMAQVTFPTRVLALLGVQQLIVTNAAGGINTRYGQGAIVVISDHINLTGTNAALGTNDPRFGQRFFDMSAAYSPALRKLAIAEAGKQGWTLDEGVYLAVLGPSYETPAEIRAFRTLGADLVGMSTVHEVIVARHMGIEILGLSVVTNMAAGVLDEPINHEEVMEIGRRIEDQFTTLLTALIPQLAIQTK, from the coding sequence ATGACCGATCTCTACTCGCAAGCCCAATCCGCAGCCGAATACATCCGCAGTAAGGTCTCGTTCCGACCAGAAATCGCCATCATCCTCGGCTCCGGCCTCGGCAACTTCGCCTCGCAAGTCGAGAACCCCACCATCATCCCCTACGCCGACATCCCCAACTTCCCCCAATCCACCGTAGTCGGCCACTCCGGCAAACTCGTCCTCGGCACCATCGCAGGAATTCCAATAGCTGTCATGCAGGGCCGCGTCCACGCCTACGAGGGCTACTCGATGGCCCAGGTCACCTTTCCCACCCGCGTCCTCGCCCTCCTCGGCGTCCAGCAGCTCATCGTCACCAATGCCGCTGGCGGCATCAACACCCGCTACGGTCAGGGAGCCATCGTAGTCATCTCCGACCACATCAACCTAACCGGCACCAACGCCGCCCTCGGCACCAACGATCCCCGCTTCGGCCAGCGATTCTTCGACATGTCCGCTGCATACTCCCCCGCTCTGCGCAAGCTAGCCATCGCCGAAGCCGGAAAACAAGGATGGACTCTCGACGAAGGCGTCTATCTCGCCGTCCTGGGCCCCAGCTACGAGACCCCTGCCGAAATCCGCGCCTTCCGCACCCTCGGCGCCGACCTGGTCGGCATGTCCACCGTCCACGAGGTCATCGTCGCCCGCCACATGGGCATCGAAATCCTCGGCCTCTCCGTAGTCACCAACATGGCCGCCGGAGTCCTGGACGAACCCATCAACCACGAAGAGGTCATGGAGATAGGCCGTCGCATCGAAGACCAGTTCACCACCCTCCTCACAGCCCTGATCCCCCAACTAGCAATCCAAACCAAATAG